GTTTATATATGGACCCCAACGTGAAAATCGACCTTTTTCGGCCAATAGATCACCATTTTCCTCTCTTACTTGATAATGCTTTGTCAGTAAGTGCTCTTTTGCTTTAGAAAAAGAAGCATCCACATTATCACTACTTGTTATTCCAAAAATTCGCTGGCGCTTTAAAAAGCCTTCATGCCTCGTTACTCTTTGTGCTTTTAACGCTTTGTAAAGTGGCACTACGCGATCAAGGCTACAAATAACAAGAGAAACACCGATCATCGCAATGAGAATTAAATACCACCAAGAGCTGTATAAATTATTGAAGCCCAATTGGTAATATATTTTACCAAACCAACCATATTGGGACTGGTAAAATTCTTCAGCTGGCATGGTACCTGGAATATACATTTCCTGAGGGAGAATAGTACCCAGAGCAGAAGCAATCAATGTAATAAGAATTAGTATAACTCCTACTTTTACAGAGGAGAAAAAGTTCCATACTTTATCAATAAACATTTTATTATAAGTTTGTGAACGGCGAGCACTGCCTTCATAACGCATATCGAGGACTTGTTTTTCTTTCTCTCCCTCAACATGTAACATTCCACATGCTTCGCAAAACACGGTTCCATGTGGGTTTACATGTCCGCATTCACATTTGACATCTTTCATTCAAAAAACTCCCTGCACTATTAAGGTTTAATTTGATTCATTAATTCCTTGACCGTTTCTTCAGAAAGCTGGCCCGTGTAATATTTTACCACTTTCCCATTTTTATCAATCAAAAAGGATACCGGGAGCGGGTCAATACCGTAGGCAGCCTGAACCTGCCCATCCTTATCAATTACAATTGGGAAATCAAGCTTATGGAGTTCTGCAAATTTCTCGACAGCCAAATTAGATTCACTAACATTTACCGCTAAAACCTGTACTCCCTTATCTTTAAACTGATGGTATTGATTATTTATATAAGGCATTTCTGTTTCACATGGCTTACACCATGTTCCCCAGAAGTTAAGAAATACTCCCTGTCCTTTATAGTCAGAAAGGTGATGTTTAGTCCCATGCATATCGGTTAAGACAAAATCAGGTGCCTTTTGTCCTACAGCAACCTTTAATTGATCATCCTTAGTAAAATTCGCATAAAGTGTATAGGCAACGGCAGCACCTAATATAAGTAAAACCAAAGTTCTTATGACTAAACGCCGTTTTTTCATTTGTTACCCTCCAAAAAGTAATAATCATATGTCGCTTAAATTATATCATTTCCCAACACTAACACAGTGATAATAAAAGAAAATAAATGTGAAACTTCTATGAATTTTTTTGAACAGATTCCATTGCCAATGCCCTGAGTTGTTTAACTTCATGTGGAGTGAGTTCTCTTGCTTCACCAGCATTCAATCCATTTAATGTCAAAGTTCCATATCGTTCTCTTTTTAGTTTTAATACTTGATGGCCAATTGCTTCAAACATTCTTCTGACTTGCCGGTTTCGGCCCTCATGAATAACCAATTCTATGATTGAAGTCTGTTTTTTCTTATCCAAGGAAATCATTTTTACTCTTGCAGGCGAAGTTTTTCCATCCT
The Neobacillus sp. PS3-40 genome window above contains:
- the resA gene encoding thiol-disulfide oxidoreductase ResA — encoded protein: MKKRRLVIRTLVLLILGAAVAYTLYANFTKDDQLKVAVGQKAPDFVLTDMHGTKHHLSDYKGQGVFLNFWGTWCKPCETEMPYINNQYHQFKDKGVQVLAVNVSESNLAVEKFAELHKLDFPIVIDKDGQVQAAYGIDPLPVSFLIDKNGKVVKYYTGQLSEETVKELMNQIKP